One genomic window of Osmia bicornis bicornis chromosome 5, iOsmBic2.1, whole genome shotgun sequence includes the following:
- the LOC114872335 gene encoding uncharacterized protein LOC114872335: MNALQNQNTHELIQCRYDNSNNNYRLMEYINLDNRINDPLSEPEVTMSLNESSAQLPVHPLEELEEDMFDDEADAMIQDISTESEEQVVPSSQISNIYKYQEELTISDDEVDEGIFEDEPTSNLVLPDDNNRHDSQPP; encoded by the exons ATGAATGCATTACAAAATCAAAATACTCATGAATTAATTCAGTGTAGATacgataatagtaataataactaCAGATTAATGGAATATATTAATTTGGATAACCGTATAAACGATCCTCTCA GTGAACCAGAGGTAACTATGAGTTTAAATGAAAGTTCAGCACAATTACCAGTCCATCCTTTGGAGGAATTAGAAGAAGATATGTTTGATGATGAAGCTGATGCTATGATTCAAGATATAAGTACAGAATCTGAG gaaCAAGTAGTACCATCCAGTCAGATAAGTAATATTTATAAGTATCAGGAGGAACTTACTATTTCTGATGACGAGGTAGATGAGGGTATATTTGAAGACGAACCAACATCTAATTTAGTATTACCTGATGATAATAACAGGCATGATTCTCAACCTCCGTGA
- the LOC114872380 gene encoding uncharacterized protein LOC114872380: protein MVLAACFRMNERPIWSCSIQTSRSFDAACYCVQDIYWPVLSIFICNLGIRNVPAQYETILFAERSNRCCPLDNVQHDPIDRAVCSTIQAVPRRTSSIDRSCLTDRIIDRETVRRRAYHQKWGSLHPEVSDRRLDPRSNEFLKLTIDLLTARIRRLFDRTPLEDSFSNTLTK, encoded by the exons ATGGTGTTAGCAGCTTGTTTCCGGATGAACGAACGCCCGATTTGGAGCTGCTCGATTCAAACGAGTCGTTCCTTCGATGCTGCTTGTTATTGTGTACAAGATATATATTGGCCggtactttcaatttttatatgcAACCTGGGAATAAG GAATGTACCTGCACAGTATGAGACAATTCTGTTTGCGGAAAGAAGCAACCGATGCTGTCCGTTAGACAACGTTCAACACGATCCAATAGATCGAGCTGTGTGCTCGACGATCCAGGCTGTTCCTCGTCGAACGAGTTCGATCGATCGGTCATGCTTAACCGATCGTATAATCGATCGTGAGACAGTCAGGAGGCGAGCGTATCATCAGAAGTGGGGCTCCTTGCATCCGGAAGTATCGGATCGACGTCTCGATCCGAGAAGTAACGAGTTCTTGAAATTGACCATTGATTTACTGACCGCTCGTATACGCCGCTTGTTTGATCGAACACCACTGGAAGATTCCTTTTCAAACACTTTGACGAAATAA
- the LOC114872378 gene encoding leucine-rich repeat-containing G-protein coupled receptor 4-like yields MLLPILFLPLVAAVPLKSSLSNYIIDIDNGILKNVQFKGEAVNELDLSGLGIRSLEKNSLDNVPNLKSLSLANNSLQSLPEFMFSNLTNLEYLSLAENRLSSLEYLFIRLEKLRVLNISCNPVMHLRRGHLFGLTKSTTILTEGNSLWSISTGVFTNSFLKDEEELKHLEKIKAEADIDIQNDEPEKDLSLVTENNALNINDYIPSQTKLISVNKLKLCMPEKIVLSIEPLEDGKTVSNGCIELPINEKDRSLNLRGLGIKGFHEGWYQLQYLPIVSLDLANNEITEITKELLNDLPEGLIYVNLIGNRIRGIWSQVIENRYLKMLNLRNNLIEKVEEGAFQKTNLTALFLNGNQLEDLSFASSLPQTLTELVLSGNQISSISNEAFSALSRLVYLNLANNKISKLQDDVFKGLTSLQVLIITRNGITEIEPKAFCDLKQLTTLYLHRNSLTELQKGTFSELESLKDLNLAWNKLIRITKDTFANLPPTLDFLHLDFNEINALEKGSFLNVPRFTLSLTGNKISDIPRGAFDLPTLRDLHLNNNTLTTIDGDSYEGLPQLKRLWLNENQIREIPKGSCKNLGSLNILDISRNPFQKLQNGALYGLSSIRGNFLYIYNNQLKELQGGAFEDI; encoded by the coding sequence ATGCTACTTCCCATACTTTTCCTTCCTCTGGTGGCAGCCGTGCCACTGAAATCGTCACTGAGCAACTACATTATCGACATCGATAATGGAATCCTGAAGAACGTTCAGTTCAAGGGCGAGGCCGTTAACGAGCTAGACCTATCAGGTCTGGGGATACGCAGCCTGGAGAAAAACTCTTTGGATAACGTTCCAAACCTGAAATCCCTCAGCTTGGCGAACAACTCGTTGCAGTCGCTTCCAGAATTTATGTTCTCGAACCTGACGAACCTGGAATACCTGTCCCTGGCCGAGAATAGACTCAGCAGCCTGGAGTACCTGTTTATCCGCTTGGAGAAACTTCGAGTCTTGAATATATCCTGCAATCCCGTGATGCACCTACGTCGAGGACACTTGTTCGGTCTTACCAAGTCCACGACCATTTTGACCGAAGGCAACTCGCTGTGGAGCATCAGTACAGGAGTCTTCACCAATTCCTTCCTGAAGGACGAAGAAGAGCTGAAGCATTTGGAGAAGATCAAAGCCGAGGCTGACATCGACATCCAGAACGACGAACCTGAAAAAGACTTGAGTTTAGTAACAGAGAACAACGCCTTGAATATAAACGATTACATCCCCTCGCAAACGAAGCTGATCTCGGTGAACAAACTGAAGCTATGCATGCCAGAGAAGATAGTCCTTTCCATAGAACCATTGGAAGATGGCAAAACTGTTTCAAATGGATGCATCGAATTGCCCATAAATGAAAAGGACAGATCCCTGAATCTTCGTGGACTGGGAATCAAAGGATTCCACGAGGGATGGTACCAGTTGCAATACCTGCCAATCGTGTCCTTGGACCTGGCTAACAATGAAATCACAGAGATCACTAAAGAATTATTGAACGATCTTCCCGAAGGATTGATCTATGTTAACCTTATTGGCAACAGAATCAGAGGTATCTGGAGCCAGGTGATTGAAAATAGGTACCTGAAGATGTTGAACCTGAGGAACAATCTCATAGAGAAGGTCGAGGAAGGTGCATTCCAGAAGACCAACTTAACAGCTCTATTCTTAAATGGCAATCAATTGGAGGACCTCTCCTTCGCTTCCAGCCTGCCTCAGACTCTGACTGAACTCGTCCTATCAGGCAATCAGATCTCTTCCATCAGCAATGAAGCCTTCTCAGCGCTCTCGCGACTGGTCTACCTGAACCTGGCCAACAATAAAATCAGTAAGCTACAGGATGACGTATTCAAAGGTCTGACTTCCCTTCAGGTGCTCATCATCACCAGGAACGGTATAACAGAAATTGAACCCAAGGCATTCTGCGACCTGAAGCAGTTGACCACCCTCTATCTTCATCGTAACTCTTTAACAGAGCTACAGAAAGGAACCTTCTCTGAATTGGAGAGCCTAAAGGACTTGAACCTGGCCTGGAACAAGCTGATCAGAATCACCAAAGACACCTTTGCTAATCTGCCACCAACCCTCGATTTCCTCCACCTCGATTTCAACGAGATCAATGCTCTCGAGAAGGGCAGCTTTTTGAATGTCCCCAGATTCACTTTGTCCCTGACTGGAAATAAGATTTCGGACATTCCGCGTGGAGCCTTCGACCTGCCCACCCTTCGGGACCTGCATCTGAACAACAACACCCTGACAACCATCGATGGCGATAGTTACGAAGGTCTGCCTCAATTGAAGCGTCTCTGGTTAAACGAGAATCAAATCAGGGAGATACCGAAAGGATCCTGCAAGAATTTGGGAAGTTTGAATATTTTGGATATCTCGAGGAATCCGTTCCAGAAATTGCAGAATGGAGCTCTCTACGGGCTGAGCTCGATCAGAGGAAATTTCttgtatatttataataatcagCTGAAGGAACTACAGGGTGGTGCATTCGAAGACATTTAA